Proteins encoded in a region of the Plasmodium falciparum 3D7 genome assembly, chromosome: 1 genome:
- a CDS encoding transcription initiation factor TFIIB, putative — protein sequence MSSISPNKKFALTSASDKPITLIRTNVSNENNNVRRKMLRNFRNSRNTTCPDCKEKGIIICDTSEGTQICNGCGMVVESKILSEEQEWRNFQNDGQSKNTDRNRVGEVSDIWLENNLTSTTFIKSSKKLQHLNMMTQINKNDQTLISAFNILKLICDTFFLRSNVIERAKEITKELQDMEQLKNRINNLNMLAVVYLACREAGHIKSIKELITFDRSYKEKDLGKTINKLKKVLPSRAFVYNENISHLIYSLSNRLQLSIDLIEAIEYVVKKASTLITTSHRLNSLCGGSIHLIVELNTNEEKNMKLPNLSQIATVCGVTTNTLKTTFKELLNAAEYIIPKYYLSEDNPKLSMLKQKYLSEDKRKKN from the exons atgtcaTCCATTTCTCCAAATAAAAAGTTTGCTTTAACCTCTGCGAGTGATAAGCCCATCACTTTAATTAGAa CCAATGTAAGTAATGAGAATAATAATGTGAGGAGAAAGATGTTAAGAAACTTTAGGAATAGTAGAAATACGACATGCCCAGATtgtaaagaaaaaggaataatTATTTGTGATACGAGTGAAGGTACTCAAATATGTAATGGATGTGGTATGGTCGTTGAAAGTAAGATTTTGTCAGAAGAACAAGAATGGAGAAATTTTCAAAATGATGGTCAGTCAAAAAATACTGATAGAAATAGAGTAGGTGAAGTTAGTGATATATGGctagaaaataatttaactAGTACTACATTTATTAAATCTAGTAAAAAATTACAACATTTAAATATGATgacacaaataaataaaaatgatcaaACATTAATTTCCGCATTTAATATCTTAAAATTAATTTGTGATACCTTCTTTTTGAGGAGTAATGTTATTGAGAGAGCCAAGGAAATAACAAAGGAGTTGCAG GATATGGAACAACTTAAGAACCGCATAAACAACCTGAACATGCTAGCCGTCGTATATTTAGCATGCAGAGAAGCAGGtcatataaaaagtataaaagaattaattaCATTTGATAGATCATATAAAGAAAAGGATTTAGGAAagacaataaataaattaaaaaaagtacTTCCATCACGAGCTtttgtatataatgaaaatatatctcatttaatatattctttatcgAATAGATTACAGCTATCCATTGATTTAATCGAAGCAATAGAATATGTAGTTAAAAAAGCAAGTACATTAATTACAACATCTCATAGGTTAAATTCTCTTTGTGGAGGATCCATACATTTAATAGTTGAATTAAATACGaacgaagaaaaaaatatgaaattacCAAACTTATCACAAATAGCAACCGTATGTGGTGTTACAACTAATACATTAAAAACAACATTcaaagaattattaaatgCTGCAGAATATATAATCCCTAAATATTACCTTTCCGAAGATAATCCTAAATTATCCATGCTTAAGCAAAAATATCTTAGTGAAgacaaaaggaaaaaaaactAA
- a CDS encoding adenylate kinase-like protein 1, whose product MKRKVPNIIITGVPGSGKSTLCEELKEIINKELLKRNDMEGFEMTHLNLSNIIKDERLYKEFDDELDASIYSEELLNEYLKKKYKLEKGGYIIDFHDINFVKDVDIIDKIFLLTIQTNFLYERLEKRNYTKEKIKNNIECEIFQVIKEDILDHFPNTNILQEIENNDLQQYDNNLSIIKNWVLSYI is encoded by the coding sequence ATGAAAAGAAAAGTAccgaatataataattacggGCGTTCCTGGATCTGGTAAAAGTACTCTTTGtgaagaattaaaagaaataataaataaggaACTTCTTAAAAGAAATGATATGGAAGGTTTTGAAATGACCCATTTAAATTTatctaatataataaaagatgaaagattatataaagaatttgaTGATGAATTAGATGCTAGTATATATAGTGAggaattattaaatgaatatttaaaaaaaaaatataaattagaaaaagGGGGATATATAATTGATTTTCATGATATTAATTTTGTTAAAGATGTAGATATAatagataaaatatttttgttaacaatacaaacaaattttttatatgaacgcttagaaaaaagaaattatactaaagaaaaaattaaaaataatattgaatGTGAAATTTTTCAAGTTATAAAAGAAGATATTTTAGACCACTTCCCCAACACGAATATATTACaagaaatagaaaataacGACTTACAACAATATGATAACAATCtaagtattataaaaaattgggTTCtctcatatatatga
- a CDS encoding kinesin-8, putative: protein MESGNKKRIDTYEENEWIEKEEGNNLGDNKNADYFVSSNIEDVFISNRTTENENEEMTGEFMSSSDISNKGDEKNAYKRVRHKEINKEDMHIGNNHNYVMNDNNDDNNIQNNVSNNVEENIQSISFIDHEMIPEKMNILINNNNSNIINDNIYIDGNNHNNMYIDHTPSDNIYNNNEKHTKELYDKKKPCGIYKNTNSNSNTNSNSNTNSNSNDHFKEAKDEGNNNPVDELMKDIKMFNNSMQSIYSTNNLSFQKNLSKMYSELASNKNLESLHNLFKDTSFGGNMEKAQFLKNILLASCLPQNGMGIKKNEVAINKDIENNKEVEKINNKILINDPRNVQVSQYIKKKKSSNYNLNEYTEESNITNLSESQNLISNMEPTTVFSLSSHKNNLDVKEGDENVGKKETPKFLEDVEINTNDLNIRDDISPLNLNQYKETSMINIWNKSSSKKNISSNEWDKMKKSFCNIENNLIDFNKLNKTSNENVIEGIQNQIIDEEMKNIETSPFINYLSNDNIMTVGNTNISNERFPVLDYVEQMGSNETMFYDNFDKYQVLKDHTSNSFHLYNSNDSSKVSCADQDINKMDVDNINNKMDVDNIKNKMDVDNINNKMDVDNINNKMDVYNINNKMDVDNINNKMDVYNINNKMDVYNINNKMDVDNINNKIDVDNINNNIYVDNINNNIYVDNINNNIYVDNINNEIYMDDNNNNDDDTDKHSNIYKHMPTKCHINNISPTNAGDRSKMSSPALQSMRTKIGNTNLLTKEEEGGSNLKICKNELSKMEHTKVNTIKMKSPKNISKVCQNKSTINVPKVVKVKSKTNENVKTPKMTKRNSDNTTGRGDQKMNVNQINNNINVNNHVTVNNNNNNNNNNNGSVNNHIQVHEGSNNHGVSSLSPVHQNGTLTNNICVKSNKNEKNASGEKDITYNMNVVIRCRPMSISEKNDGAKNVIKILENKMVVLLDPSDNSDNVLRQNRSREKKYVFDYVFDENSSQEDVYNNSVKCLIDAVIKGYNSTVFAYGATGAGKTHTIIGYKNEPGIMMMILKDLFERIKMLQIMNEYKVKCSFIEIYNENICDLLNPSNEYLDVREDPIKGVTVSNIFEVCTTSVEEIMELIHTGNRNRTQEPTDANKTSSRSHGVLQVIVEETEKGQGVYQQTKRGKLCVIDLAGSERASQTNNKGMRMLEGANINRSLLALGNVINALVLRSKGNSKSNFIPFRDSKLTRLLKDSLGGNCKTVMIANISPSHLSYEDTHNTLKYANRAKNIKNVVTANSIVVKHHLTMYIDVIEKLKNEIEFLKEQLNEKEKIHGYMSTNSTNYDYYDQLKDYEKNYSKEELIHIIALLKKENQRLKMCDTHEGPMNNNESGAIINNNNDEQHNNVNDNFNHNEYDNNNNNNNREKLNHDILTNKHNEELAKYKEEVNNLKMMNEKLFMDNKNFQLKLQEYVNISKNLKTLNEEYKKQIEAFKSMVHNHDMNHIQIKKKLDDLKKKYAQLKESTDDKDNDDVLEKWKNELTKAIILEIIIHNGYLLYHKFGDLLNERKKIKMIILDIERKLIQNKEIGAHKISEEDIKLLQENKTKMDHQLKLNILQTNNLIKDLPIKIKDEKMKNFLYLFYTNKVLLQEKEELQDFFELSSTIINQKEKQIEDLKGKLKDINVPITSKK from the exons ATGGAAAGTGGTAATAAGAAAAGAATAGACActtatgaagaaaatgaatggATAGAAAAAGAAGAGGGAAATAATTTGggggataataaaaatgcaGATTATTTTGTGAGTTCTAATATAGAAGATGTATTCATATCTAATAGAACTACAGAAAATGAGAATGAAGAAATGACAGGTGAATTTATGTCTTCATCAGACATTTCTAATAAAggagatgaaaaaaatgcgTATAAGAGAGTAAGACATAAAGAGATAAATAAGGAAGATATGCATATAGgaaataatcataattatgTAATGAAcgacaataatgatgataataatattcaaaataatgTTTCTAATAATGTGGAAGAGAATATTCAAAGTATAAGTTTTATAGATCATGAAATGATCCcagaaaaaatgaatatactaataaataacaacaatagtaatataattaatgacaatatatatattgatggtaataatcataataatatgtacattGATCATACTCCTTCggataacatatataataataatgaaaaacatACAAAAGAATTATACGATAAGAAGAAACCATGTggcatatataaaaatacaaattcaAATTCAAATACAAATTCAAATTCAAATACAAATTCAAATTCAAATGATCATTTTAAAGAAGCTAAAGATGAAGGAAATAATAATCCAGTAGATGAATTAATGAAAGatattaaaatgtttaaCAACTCTATGCAATCTATATATTCAActaataatttatcatttcaaaaaaatttatcCAAAATGTATTCAGAATTGGCTTCTAATAAAAATCTAGAATCTCTTCACAATTTGTTTAAAGACACATCTTTTGGGGGTAATATGGAAAAGGCCCaatttcttaaaaatattttattggCTAGCTGCTTACCTCAAAATGGAATGGGTATTAAGAAAAATGAGGTTGCaattaataaagatatagaaaataacAAAGAagtggaaaaaataaataataaaatacttaTTAATGATCCAAGAAATGTACAAGTTTCgcaatatattaaaaagaaaaaaagttcaaattataatttaaatgaatatacagAAGAATctaatataacaaatttgAGTGAATCACAAAATTTGATTTCTAACATGGAACCCACAACAGTTTTTTCTTTGTCATCTCATAAAAATAACTTAGATGTAAAGGAAGGAGACGAAAATGtcggaaaaaaagaaacaccCAAATTTTTAGAAGACGtagaaataaatacaaatgatTTGAATATAAGAGATGATATAAGTCCCTTAAATTTAAATCAATATAAAGAAACATCAATGATTAATATATGGAATAAATCaagttcaaaaaaaaatatatcttctaACGAATGggataaaatgaaaaagagtTTTTGTAAcattgaaaataatttaatagattttaataaattaaataagacAAGTAATGAAAATGTTATAGAAGGAATACAAAATCAAATTATTGatgaagaaatgaaaaatatagaaactagtccatttattaattatttatctaATGACAATATTATGACTGTAggaaatacaaatatatcgAATGAACGTTTTCCTGTATTGGATTATGTAGAACAAATGGGTTCTAATGAAACTATGTTCTATGATAATTTTGACAAATATCAAGTTCTTAAGGACCATACTTCaaattcttttcatttatataatagtaaCGATTCTTCAAAGGTTTCATGTGCAGACCAAGATATTAATAAGATGGATGtggataatattaataataagatGGATGTGGataatattaagaataaGATGGATGtggataatattaataataagatGGATGtggataatattaataacaagatggatgtgtataatattaataacaagATGGatgttgataatattaataataagatggatgtgtataatattaataataagatggatgtgtataatattaataataagatGGATGtggataatattaataacaagATAGATGtggataatattaataacaacatttatgttgataatattaataacaacatttatgttgataatattaataacaatatttatgttgataatattaataatgaaatatatatggatgataataataataatgatgatgatacgGATAAACATAGCAATATCTATAAACATATGCCCACAAAatgtcatataaataatattagcCCAACAAATGCAGGTGATAGAAGCAAAATGAGTTCTCCTGCTCTACAATCCATGAGAACGAAAATAGGAAATACCAATTTATTAACAAAGGAAGAAGAGGGGGGGtcgaatttaaaaatatgtaagaATGAATTAAGTAAGATGGAACATACAAAAGTAAATACAATAAAGATGAAATCTCCTAAAAATATCAGTAAGGTGTGTCAAAACAAAAGTACAATAAATGTTCCTAAGGTAGTTAAGGTAAAAAGTAAAACTAATGAAAATGTGAAAACTCCAAAGATGACAAAAAGAAATAGTGACAACACAACGGGTAGAGGTGATCAGAAGATGAATGttaatcaaataaataataatattaatgtgaATAACCATGTTAcggtaaataataataataataataataataataataatggtagTGTAAATAATCATATTCAAGTTCATGAGGGTAGTAATAATCATGGTGTTAGTAGTTTATCACCTGTTCATCAGAATGGAACATTgactaataatatatgtgtaaagagtaataaaaatgaaaagaatgcATCTGGTGAAAAggatataacatataatatgaacGTGGTGATTAGATGTAGACCTATGAGTATTAGTGAAAAGAATGATGGAgcaaaaaatgtaataaagaTTTTAGAAAACAAAATGGTAGTATTATTAGATCCATCTGACAATAGTGATAATGTATTAAGACAAAATCGGAGTAGagaaaagaaatatgtaTTTGATTATGTATTTGATGAAAATAGTTCTCAAGAAgatgtttataataatagtgtAAAATGTTTAATAGATGCAGTAATAAAAGGATACAACTCAACAGTATTTGCTTATGGTGCTACAGGTGCTGGGAAAACACATACAATTATtggttataaaaatgaaccaggtattatgatgatgattctAAAAGATTTATttgaaagaataaaaatgttacaaATCATGAATGAATATAAAGTCAAATGTTCATTTATTGAaatttataatgaaaatatatgtgaTTTATTAAATCCTTCAAATGAATATTTAGATGTAAGAGAAGATCCTATCAAAGGAGTAACCGTTTCTAATATTTTTGAAGTATGTACAACATCTGTAGAAGAAATAATGGAACTTATTCATACAGGGAACCGGAATCGAACCCAAGAACCCACAGATGCAAATAAAACAAGTTCAAGAAGCCATGGGGTATTACAAGTAATTGTGGAAGAAACTGAAAAGGGTCAAGGGGTATATCAGCAAACAAAAAGAGGAAAATTATGTGTAATCGATTTAGCTGGTAGTGAACGAGCTAGCCAAACCAATAATAAAGGAATGAGAATGTTAGAAGGTGCAAATATTAATAGATCATTACTAGCTTTAGGAAATGTAATAAATGCATTAGTTCTTAGAAGTAAAGGAAATAGCAAATCTAATTTTATACCTTTCCGAGATAGTAAGTTAACAAGATTATTAAAAGATTCCTTAGGAGGAAATTGTAAAACGGTTATGATAGCAAATATAAGTCCATCCCATTTATCTTATGAAGATACACATAATACATTAAAATATGCAAACAGggcaaaaaatataaagaatgtCGTAACAGCTAATTCGATAGTTGTTAAACATCATTTAACAATGTATATTGATGtaatagaaaaattaaaaaacgaAATCGAGTTTTTAAAAGAgcaattaaatgaaaaagaaaaaatacatGGTTATATGAGTACTAATTCGActaattatgattattatgatcaatTGAAggattatgaaaaaaattattctaaGGAGGagttaatacatataatagctttgttaaaaaaggaaaaccaGCGTTTGAAAATGTGTGATACACATGAGGGTCcaatgaataataatgaatctggtgctattataaataataataatgatgaacaGCACAACAATGTAAATGATAATTTTAATCACAAcgaatatgataataataataataataataatagggAAAAATTAAACCATGACATCTTAACAAATAAGCATAATGAAGAACTAGCcaaatataaagaagaagTAAACAATCTCAAAATGATGAATGAGAAATTATTtatggataataaaaattttcaacTAAAGTTGCaagaatatgtaaatatttctaaaaatttaaaaacattaaatgaggaatataaaaaacaaatagaAGCGTTCAAAAGTATGGTACACAACCATGATATGAATcatattcaaataaaaaaaaagttggatgatttaaaaaaaaaatatgccCAGCTGAAG GAAAGTACTGATGATAAAGATAATGACGATGTCCtagaaaaatggaaaaatgaATTAACAAAA gcAATAATATTAGAAATTATTATCCATAATGGTTATCTATTATATCACAAATTTGGTGAT CTATTAAATGAAcgtaagaaaataaaaatgataatattggATATAGAGAGAAAGTTGATACAGAATAAAGAAATTGGGGCACACAAAATATCGGAAGAGGACATAAAATTGTTACAAGAAAAT AAAACCAAGATGGACCACCAGCTAAAACTCAACATTCTTCAGACAaacaatttaataaaagacttaccaataaaaataaaagacgaaaagatgaaaaatttTCTGTATCTTTTTTATACTAACAAGGTATTATTGCAGGAGAAGGAAGAGCTACAG gatttttttgaattatcaTCTACCATTATTaatcaaaaagaaaaacaaattgAAGATTTAAAAGGAAAGTTAAAGGATATAAATGTTCCGATCACttcaaagaaataa
- a CDS encoding chromatin assembly factor 1 protein WD40 domain, putative, which yields MSSPKESKKRKSNALDEACLELSEEVENDVSHEKIDEDEEEDVETQFNNWKTNSGLLYDFVCRKELEWPSLSVDFGDFHHENLENNVLNQIVCVGTHTSNKEPNFLYVCDVLFPLEQVPQEKCIYKSNENYEGFDFCSEKKKFTIKSKIAHTGEVNRIKFVPLEKKNFVVTKAVDGNVHLFDINKHKIETVDDKMNPEVSFVGNQSDGFGLDFQPIKKYILTCANDGLINVYDYNTLNTKTVQPFYKVQYKSPVNDISPTNDPNLILACADNGYILIFDFRIKSNEPAQQTLGQQVPVNTVALNTFTGLFASGSDNGKIKVWDLKKFHEPQHIINAHKEAIIRLNFSPNDASILASASNNRFINVYDLNKIGEELDAIDLSDGPSELIFSHGGHTQPVTDFNWNHHKKLKMFIGSTSEDNTLQFWQLKSELLDETNTIPTSNTDVE from the coding sequence atgagcaGCCCAAAAGAGAGCAAGAAAAGAAAATCTAACGCCTTGGATGAAGCTTGTCTTGAATTAAGCGAAGAGGTAGAAAATGATGTTAGTCATGAGAAGATTGATGAAGATGAGGAAGAAGATGTTGAAACTCAATTTAATAATTGGAAAACGAATAGTGGTTTATTATACGATTTCGTATGTAGAAAAGAATTAGAATGGCCTTCATTATCTGTTGATTTTGGTGACTTTCATCATGAgaatttagaaaataatgTATTAAATCAAATAGTATGTGTAGGTACTCATACATCAAATAAAGAACCAaactttttatatgtatgtgatGTATTATTTCCATTAGAACAAGTACCTCAagaaaaatgtatttataaaagtaatgaaaattatgaaGGTTTTGATTTTTgttcagaaaaaaaaaaatttactaTAAAATCAAAGATTGCTCATACAGGTGAAGTGAACCGAATAAAATTTGTACcgttagaaaaaaaaaattttgtagTAACTAAAGCTGTAGATGGAAATGTTCATTTATTTGacataaataaacataaaatagaAACAGTAGATGATAAAATGAATCCAGAAGTATCATTTGTAGGAAATCAATCTGATGGATTTGGTTTAGATTTTCAAcccataaaaaaatatattttaacatgTGCAAATGATGgattaataaatgtatatgattataatactTTAAACACAAAAACGGTTCAACCATTTTATAAAGTACAATATAAATCACCTGTTAATGATATCTCTCCTACAAATGATCCAAACCTAATCTTAGCATGTGCAGATAAtggatatattttaattttcgATTTTAGAATTAAATCAAACGAACCAGCTCAACAAACTTTAGGACAACAAGTTCCGGTTAATACAGTTGCTCTAAATACATTTACTGGACTTTTTGCTTCAGGAAGTGATaatggaaaaataaaagtttGGGATTTGAAAAAATTTCATGAACCGCAACATATTATTAACGCACACAAAGAAGCAATCATTAGACTTAACTTTTCACCAAATGACGCTTCCATACTTGCTTCCGCTAGTAATAATCGTTTTATTAATGTTTATGATCTAAATAAAATAGGAGAAGAACTTGATGCTATTGATTTATCGGATGGGCCATCTGAATTAATTTTCTCACACGGGGGACATACTCAACCCGTAACAGACTTTAATTGGAATCAccacaaaaaattaaaaatgtttattGGATCAACAAGTGAAGATAATACTTTACAATTCTGGCAGTTAAAATCGGAATTGCTCGATGAAACAAATACCATACCTACATCAAACACGGATGTggagtaa